The Mycetohabitans endofungorum genome contains a region encoding:
- a CDS encoding extracellular solute-binding protein, with the protein MTPGLRWLRRRLQPCLIAALLVISELAACAAHGAYAIAQYGEPKYAQGFSHFDYVNPDAPKGGTLTLANPSRLTSFDKFNPFTLRGNVAPGIDLMFETLMTGSADELASAYGLLADDVQIAPDRLCATFHLNPKARFSNGDPVQAEDVKYSFDTLKSPLAAPQFAAVFSDITRAVVIDAATVRFEFKRPNRELPLLAGSVPVFSRKWGLRVDGSRIPFDQLAFETPIASGPYRIERYDNGRTITLKRDPHYWAAGQPVRRGMYNFERITYKLYGDSVAKLEAFKAGEFDVNVEYIARQWVRGYVGKRFRSGALVKREFRHHNSAGMQGFVVNTRRALFRDVRVRHALSLALDFEWLNRQLFYGQYTRLNSYFANGALAARAMPDAAELAILTPLRAQLDPAVFGPLPAQPVTAPPPHSLRANLLQARALLAQAGWTYRDGALRARDGTPFEFEIIDDSGGGMAQVAAPYIRNLQKLGIRVAYRQLDYAVLQKRLDAFDFDMTALRYPDVEVPGSEQLARFGSHAADEPGSDNLFGLKSPAVDAILHALLAARTMDELLAASRALDRVLLHGYYVVPQWYSPVHRIAYRCTLAYPRIEPPYYTAEEWVRSLWWQAPQERPSSNDAH; encoded by the coding sequence ATGACCCCTGGCCTGCGATGGCTTCGTCGTCGATTGCAACCTTGTCTCATCGCCGCTTTACTGGTCATCTCCGAATTGGCTGCGTGCGCCGCGCATGGCGCCTATGCAATCGCACAGTACGGCGAGCCGAAGTATGCGCAGGGTTTTTCGCACTTTGACTACGTCAATCCCGACGCCCCGAAAGGTGGCACGCTGACGCTGGCTAACCCGAGCCGGCTCACGAGTTTCGACAAGTTCAATCCGTTCACGCTGCGCGGCAACGTCGCGCCCGGCATCGACTTGATGTTCGAGACGCTGATGACCGGCAGCGCGGACGAACTGGCGTCAGCCTACGGCCTGCTTGCCGATGACGTGCAGATTGCGCCCGACCGGCTGTGCGCGACGTTTCATCTGAATCCAAAGGCACGCTTCTCGAATGGCGACCCGGTGCAGGCGGAGGATGTCAAATATTCGTTCGATACGCTCAAGAGCCCATTGGCTGCCCCGCAGTTTGCTGCGGTGTTCAGCGATATCACGCGTGCGGTGGTGATCGATGCCGCGACGGTCCGGTTCGAGTTCAAGCGTCCGAATCGGGAATTGCCGCTGCTGGCCGGCAGTGTGCCCGTGTTCTCCCGTAAGTGGGGGCTGCGCGTGGATGGCTCGCGTATCCCATTCGACCAACTGGCGTTCGAGACGCCGATCGCCAGCGGCCCGTATCGGATTGAGCGCTACGACAATGGCCGCACCATCACGTTAAAGCGGGACCCGCACTATTGGGCAGCCGGGCAGCCGGTGCGGCGCGGCATGTACAACTTCGAGCGGATCACATACAAGCTCTATGGGGATAGCGTCGCCAAGCTCGAAGCCTTCAAGGCTGGAGAATTCGACGTGAACGTCGAGTACATTGCCCGCCAATGGGTGCGCGGCTATGTCGGCAAGCGGTTCCGCAGCGGTGCGCTAGTCAAGCGCGAGTTCCGCCACCACAATAGTGCGGGCATGCAGGGTTTCGTGGTCAACACGCGGCGCGCGCTGTTCCGCGATGTACGGGTGCGACACGCGCTCAGTTTGGCGCTCGATTTCGAATGGCTGAACCGGCAACTGTTTTATGGACAGTACACCCGGTTAAACAGTTATTTTGCCAATGGCGCGCTGGCTGCGCGTGCCATGCCGGATGCGGCTGAGCTTGCCATCCTCACGCCGTTGCGCGCGCAACTTGATCCGGCCGTGTTCGGGCCTTTGCCGGCGCAGCCGGTCACCGCGCCGCCTCCCCATTCGCTACGGGCCAATCTGCTTCAGGCGCGCGCACTACTCGCCCAGGCGGGTTGGACGTACCGCGACGGTGCATTGCGTGCACGCGACGGCACGCCGTTCGAGTTCGAGATCATCGACGATTCGGGCGGCGGCATGGCGCAGGTCGCGGCGCCGTATATCCGCAACTTGCAAAAGCTCGGCATCCGGGTCGCGTACCGGCAGCTGGATTATGCGGTGTTGCAGAAGCGGCTGGACGCATTCGATTTTGACATGACCGCGTTGCGGTATCCGGATGTCGAAGTGCCGGGCTCAGAGCAGCTGGCGCGTTTTGGCAGCCATGCGGCTGATGAGCCGGGCTCGGACAACTTGTTCGGCCTGAAATCGCCTGCGGTTGATGCTATCCTGCACGCGCTGCTGGCCGCGCGCACGATGGACGAGCTGTTGGCGGCGAGTCGCGCGCTGGACCGCGTGCTGTTGCACGGCTATTACGTGGTGCCGCAGTGGTACAGTCCGGTGCACCGGATCGCCTATCGTTGCACGCTGGCGTATCCCCGGATCGAGCCACCTTACTATACCGCCGAAGAGTGGGTACGCTCGCTATGGTGGCAGGCGCCGCAGGAGCGCCCATCCTCGAATGACGCACACTGA
- a CDS encoding patatin-like phospholipase family protein produces the protein MCAHFVLEISLKLFAVSPTRRRLLGAATATLLAACTGAKTRSNIAAPSLPPATPPRPLKIGLALGGGAARGFAHIGVIKALEARGIEADMVVGTSAGSVIAALYASGMTGLQMNKLALTMNEAAISDWALPLRSRGFLKGVALQNYINTTLNNRPIEKMARSLGIVATDLKSGQPILFQRGNTGIAVRASCSVPSIFEPVRIGDREYVDGGLVSPVPAAFARKMGADFVIAIDISQRPESGLTRSSFDVLMQTFAIMGQSIKTYELDKYADIVVHPNLAAMSGSDFGQRNAAILAGEEAVNRIFPQLQQRLALARSQ, from the coding sequence CTGTGCGCCCACTTCGTGCTGGAGATTTCGTTGAAGCTGTTTGCTGTTTCGCCCACCCGCCGCCGCTTGCTCGGCGCCGCGACGGCCACGCTGCTTGCTGCATGCACCGGCGCTAAGACCCGCTCCAATATAGCCGCCCCCTCGCTGCCGCCCGCCACACCGCCCCGCCCGCTAAAGATCGGGTTGGCGCTCGGCGGAGGCGCGGCGCGTGGTTTCGCCCACATCGGTGTCATTAAGGCGCTCGAGGCGCGCGGCATCGAGGCCGATATGGTTGTCGGCACCAGCGCCGGCTCAGTCATCGCGGCCTTGTATGCGTCCGGTATGACCGGCCTGCAGATGAACAAGCTTGCGTTGACGATGAACGAGGCGGCGATCAGCGACTGGGCGCTGCCCTTGCGCTCACGCGGCTTCCTCAAAGGCGTCGCGCTGCAAAACTATATCAACACCACGCTGAACAACCGGCCGATCGAAAAGATGGCCCGTTCACTGGGCATCGTGGCAACCGACCTGAAAAGCGGCCAGCCGATCCTGTTTCAGCGGGGCAATACCGGCATCGCGGTACGTGCTTCGTGCAGCGTGCCGTCGATATTTGAGCCGGTGCGCATCGGCGATCGCGAATATGTTGACGGTGGCCTGGTGAGCCCGGTGCCAGCCGCGTTCGCCCGCAAAATGGGGGCCGATTTCGTGATCGCCATCGACATCTCGCAGCGCCCGGAAAGCGGTCTGACACGCAGTTCGTTCGACGTGCTGATGCAGACCTTCGCGATCATGGGGCAGTCGATCAAAACCTACGAACTCGACAAATATGCCGATATCGTGGTCCATCCCAACCTCGCCGCGATGAGCGGCAGCGATTTCGGCCAGCGGAACGCGGCGATCCTCGCCGGAGAAGAGGCCGTTAATCGGATTTTCCCGCAATTGCAGCAAAGGCTCGCGCTGGCCCGCTCACAGTAA
- a CDS encoding pirin family protein, whose amino-acid sequence MIDHFSHTVASAHLRDMGARAVRQVVPAQRTVEGAGFVVYRPFPTRTLTDFDPFLLLDEMGPVDYAPGQAVGAPAHPHRGFETVTYMLEGEFAHRDSAGHAGTLGPGDVQWMTAGVGVVHSEMPAASLLEHGGRSHGFQLWVNLPRRDKMMAPRYQELPSAHIPVGRTPDGRIDVKVIAGEALGVNAAIQTRTPILFQHFRMQPGATLVHPIPDGFRVFAYTLDNGGRYGAQQTAAGARQMVMFDNVGDTITISATDRPLQFLLIGGVPLNEPVVRYGPFVMNTEDEIRQAVADYRSGKFGHIAA is encoded by the coding sequence ATGATCGATCACTTCAGCCACACTGTCGCGTCAGCACACTTGCGGGACATGGGGGCCCGCGCAGTCCGGCAAGTGGTTCCCGCGCAGCGCACCGTGGAGGGTGCGGGATTTGTCGTATACCGGCCGTTCCCGACGCGGACACTGACGGACTTCGATCCGTTCTTGCTGCTCGATGAGATGGGCCCGGTTGACTACGCGCCGGGCCAGGCCGTCGGTGCACCCGCACACCCCCATCGCGGCTTTGAGACGGTCACGTATATGCTAGAAGGCGAATTCGCTCATCGGGACTCCGCAGGTCACGCCGGTACACTCGGCCCAGGCGACGTCCAGTGGATGACGGCCGGCGTCGGCGTGGTCCATAGCGAAATGCCAGCCGCTTCGCTGCTCGAACACGGCGGACGCTCACACGGCTTCCAGTTGTGGGTCAATCTGCCGCGCCGCGACAAAATGATGGCACCGCGCTATCAGGAACTACCCAGTGCGCACATTCCAGTTGGACGCACGCCGGATGGGCGCATTGACGTCAAGGTCATCGCCGGAGAAGCACTCGGGGTAAACGCCGCGATTCAGACACGTACCCCGATCCTGTTCCAGCATTTCCGGATGCAGCCCGGTGCAACCCTGGTGCATCCGATACCGGATGGCTTTCGTGTATTTGCCTATACGCTCGACAATGGCGGCCGCTATGGCGCCCAGCAGACGGCGGCCGGCGCACGGCAGATGGTGATGTTTGACAACGTCGGCGATACGATCACGATCAGCGCCACCGATCGGCCACTGCAATTTCTGTTGATCGGCGGCGTGCCGCTCAATGAACCTGTCGTGCGCTACGGTCCATTTGTGATGAACACCGAGGACGAGATCCGCCAAGCCGTCGCGGACTACCGCAGCGGCAAATTTGGACACATCGCTGCCTGA
- the fabI gene encoding enoyl-ACP reductase FabI: MGFLAGKRILITGLLSNRSIAYGIAQAAHREGAELAFTYVDERFKERITEFAAGFGSELVLPCDVADDAQINALFASLKQHWDSLDGLVHSIGFAPREAIAGDFLDGLSREGFRIAHDISAYSFPAMVKAAAPMLADTASLLTLTYLGAERVVPHYNTMGLAKASLEASVRYLAASLGPRGVRVNGISAGPIKTLAASGIKDFGKILQFVEHNAPLRRNVTIEEVGNVAAFLLSELSSGITAEITYVDSGFNAVAGGLPSAGE; this comes from the coding sequence ATGGGTTTTCTGGCTGGCAAACGCATCCTCATCACGGGTCTGCTGTCGAACCGCTCGATCGCGTACGGTATCGCGCAGGCCGCGCATCGCGAAGGCGCCGAACTTGCGTTCACCTACGTGGACGAACGCTTCAAGGAACGCATCACCGAGTTCGCCGCCGGGTTCGGCAGCGAGTTAGTCTTGCCTTGCGATGTGGCCGACGACGCACAGATCAACGCGTTGTTTGCATCGCTGAAGCAGCATTGGGACAGCCTGGACGGGCTTGTGCACTCCATCGGCTTCGCGCCGCGCGAGGCGATCGCGGGCGATTTCCTGGACGGCCTGTCGCGCGAAGGGTTCCGCATCGCGCACGACATTTCCGCCTACAGCTTCCCGGCCATGGTCAAGGCTGCCGCGCCGATGCTGGCGGACACTGCGTCGTTGCTGACGTTGACGTACTTGGGCGCCGAGCGCGTGGTGCCGCACTACAACACGATGGGACTGGCCAAGGCTTCGCTGGAAGCCAGTGTGCGCTACCTGGCGGCCTCGCTCGGGCCGCGCGGCGTGCGCGTCAACGGCATCTCGGCGGGTCCAATCAAAACGCTGGCGGCCAGCGGCATCAAGGACTTCGGCAAGATCCTGCAATTCGTTGAGCATAACGCGCCGCTGCGCCGGAATGTGACCATCGAGGAAGTCGGCAACGTGGCCGCGTTCCTGCTCTCGGAGCTGTCCTCCGGGATTACCGCCGAGATCACTTATGTCGACAGCGGCTTCAACGCGGTGGCCGGTGGGCTACCCAGCGCAGGCGAATAA
- a CDS encoding ABC transporter ATP-binding protein has translation MTQAFPPTVEVAVPSVQSQPLLSIEHLQVRFGESIAVHDLSLAIGRGERVALVGESGSGKTVTALSVLRLLRDAQLDGAIRFAGEDLLTLSERRMRSVRGAQIAMIFQEPMSALNPLYTIGKQIIESIRWHDGVDERQARRRAIALLARTGIDDAPRRVDDYPHQLSGGQRQRAMIAMALACRPQLLLADEPTTALDVTIRGQIVELLLELQQARDIHPHGMAVLLITHDLNLVRRFAQRIAVMEQGRLVETGTVEQIFSAPQHPYTQRLLASRPVRNILPVLPIAPVLLEARDIRVSFPKRPRTLAEWFAPRRFVALEGASVAVRQGETLGVVGESGSGKSTLAMALLGLQHTDTGTIEFRGRPLGSFRGRQRRALRAQIQVVFQDPFSSLSPHQTVEQIVGEGLALHAPGLDEAARRAKVIATLREVGIDRTALLRYPHEFSGGQRQRIAIARALIVEPQVLVLDEPTSALDVSIQQQVLHLLSRLQQKYNLGYVFISHDLEVIAAIAHRVVVIQGGTVVEVAPTEVLLHAPTHPYTRQLLKAAKFDAKSDERERITL, from the coding sequence ATGACGCAAGCATTCCCGCCGACAGTTGAGGTGGCCGTTCCGTCGGTTCAGTCGCAGCCGCTGCTGTCGATCGAGCACTTGCAGGTGCGTTTCGGCGAGTCGATCGCCGTTCATGACCTCAGTCTGGCCATTGGCCGGGGGGAGCGGGTCGCGTTGGTCGGCGAATCCGGATCGGGCAAGACCGTGACCGCGCTGTCCGTGCTGCGTCTGCTGCGCGACGCGCAACTGGACGGCGCGATCCGTTTCGCTGGCGAAGATCTGCTTACGTTGAGCGAAAGGCGCATGCGCAGTGTGCGCGGTGCCCAGATCGCGATGATTTTTCAGGAGCCGATGAGCGCGCTCAATCCGTTGTATACAATCGGCAAGCAAATCATCGAATCGATCCGATGGCATGACGGCGTGGACGAGCGCCAGGCGCGGCGCCGAGCGATCGCGTTGCTTGCCCGTACCGGCATCGACGACGCGCCTCGGCGGGTGGACGACTACCCGCATCAGCTCTCCGGCGGCCAGCGGCAGCGGGCAATGATTGCGATGGCGCTCGCGTGCCGGCCGCAGTTGCTGCTCGCGGACGAACCGACCACGGCACTGGATGTAACCATTCGGGGCCAGATCGTGGAGTTACTGCTCGAGTTGCAACAGGCGCGCGATATCCATCCACACGGCATGGCGGTGCTACTGATCACCCATGACCTGAACCTGGTGCGGCGCTTCGCGCAGCGCATTGCGGTAATGGAGCAGGGTAGACTCGTGGAGACGGGCACTGTCGAGCAAATTTTCTCCGCGCCGCAGCATCCGTACACGCAACGGTTGCTGGCGAGTCGGCCAGTGCGCAACATCTTGCCGGTGTTGCCGATTGCGCCGGTGCTGCTGGAGGCGCGCGACATTCGCGTGTCGTTCCCGAAGCGGCCTCGCACCCTTGCCGAGTGGTTCGCGCCGCGCCGCTTCGTGGCGCTAGAGGGCGCTAGCGTCGCCGTGCGCCAGGGCGAGACGTTGGGCGTGGTGGGCGAATCCGGTTCCGGAAAATCGACGTTGGCGATGGCGTTGCTCGGCCTGCAGCACACCGATACCGGCACGATCGAGTTTCGCGGTCGGCCTCTAGGCTCGTTCCGTGGACGCCAGCGCCGAGCGTTGCGCGCGCAGATCCAGGTCGTCTTTCAAGATCCGTTCAGTTCGCTTTCGCCACACCAAACGGTCGAGCAAATCGTCGGCGAAGGGCTCGCGCTGCATGCGCCGGGTCTGGACGAGGCCGCGCGGCGCGCAAAGGTGATCGCCACATTGCGGGAGGTCGGCATCGATCGTACCGCATTGTTACGCTATCCGCACGAATTCTCCGGTGGGCAGCGTCAGCGGATCGCTATTGCGCGTGCCCTCATTGTCGAGCCGCAGGTTCTGGTGCTAGACGAGCCGACCAGTGCCCTTGACGTGTCGATTCAGCAGCAAGTGCTGCATTTGCTATCGCGGTTGCAACAAAAGTACAACCTCGGCTATGTGTTCATCTCGCACGACCTGGAGGTCATCGCGGCGATCGCACATCGGGTTGTCGTCATCCAGGGTGGTACGGTCGTCGAAGTCGCACCCACCGAGGTGCTGCTGCATGCGCCGACCCATCCTTACACGCGTCAGTTATTGAAAGCTGCCAAATTTGATGCGAAGTCGGACGAGCGGGAACGAATAACCTTATGA
- a CDS encoding microcin C ABC transporter permease YejB, with the protein MWSYILKRLLLMIPTLFGVLTLTFVVIQFVPGGPVEQTVRELRKGQEQGGAPFGMRAHAGVDAQQIAQLKKLYGFDKPPLERYVLMLSHYARFDLGDSYFRHQSVWSLVVSKLPVSISIGLWTFLLTYLISVPLGIAKAVRNGSRFDVWTSIVVLVGYAIPGFVLGVLLLVLFGGGTFLQLFPLRGLTSDNWSQLSMLGKIADYLWHIALPVTASVVGSFAVVTMLTKNAFLDQIRRQYVLTARAKGLPERRVLFTHVLRNAMLPLVVGFPAAFIGAFFTGSLLIETLFSLDGLGLLSYESVLRRDYPVVLGTLYLFTLIGLITQLISDVCYVLVDPRIQFDNLER; encoded by the coding sequence ATGTGGAGCTACATCCTGAAGCGCCTGTTGTTGATGATCCCGACGCTGTTCGGCGTATTGACGCTGACTTTTGTCGTGATCCAGTTCGTGCCCGGCGGCCCGGTCGAGCAGACCGTGCGCGAGTTGCGCAAGGGGCAGGAGCAGGGCGGCGCGCCGTTCGGCATGAGGGCGCACGCCGGCGTGGACGCGCAACAGATCGCGCAATTGAAGAAGCTGTATGGTTTCGACAAGCCGCCTCTGGAGCGCTACGTGTTGATGCTGTCGCATTATGCGCGATTCGATCTCGGTGACAGCTATTTCCGGCATCAGAGCGTCTGGTCGCTGGTGGTTTCCAAGCTGCCGGTGTCGATCAGCATCGGGTTATGGACGTTTTTGTTGACCTATCTGATATCGGTGCCGCTGGGCATTGCGAAGGCAGTGCGTAACGGATCGCGCTTTGATGTTTGGACCAGCATCGTCGTGCTGGTCGGCTACGCGATTCCTGGCTTCGTGCTTGGTGTGCTGCTGCTGGTGCTGTTCGGCGGGGGCACGTTCTTGCAACTGTTTCCGTTGCGCGGGCTGACATCGGATAACTGGTCGCAACTCAGCATGCTGGGTAAGATCGCCGACTACCTGTGGCATATTGCGCTGCCGGTGACCGCGTCGGTGGTCGGCAGCTTCGCGGTGGTCACGATGTTGACCAAGAATGCTTTTCTTGACCAGATCCGTCGCCAGTATGTGCTGACGGCGCGCGCCAAGGGCTTGCCCGAGCGCCGCGTGCTGTTCACGCACGTGCTGCGCAACGCGATGCTGCCGCTCGTCGTCGGCTTTCCCGCGGCATTCATCGGCGCATTCTTTACCGGCAGCTTGTTGATCGAGACGCTGTTCTCGCTCGATGGGCTGGGGTTGCTGTCCTATGAATCGGTGCTGCGGCGCGACTACCCAGTGGTGCTCGGCACGCTGTATCTCTTTACGCTGATTGGGCTCATCACGCAGCTGATTTCCGACGTGTGCTACGTGCTGGTCGATCCAAGGATCCAATTTGACAATTTGGAGCGTTGA
- a CDS encoding H-NS family nucleoid-associated regulatory protein: MATYKELQAQLATLIEQAEAAKLQEREAALAQARDLVATYELTEKEVFGQAKRGGPRAHPGAQPKYRDPQTGATWSGRGRAPAWINGKNRNRFLIKD; this comes from the coding sequence ATGGCCACTTACAAGGAACTTCAGGCACAGCTCGCCACGCTGATCGAGCAAGCCGAAGCGGCAAAACTTCAAGAACGGGAAGCGGCGCTCGCTCAAGCCCGCGATCTCGTCGCCACCTATGAATTGACCGAAAAAGAAGTATTCGGCCAAGCCAAGCGCGGCGGGCCACGGGCGCACCCGGGCGCGCAACCCAAATACCGGGATCCGCAGACCGGCGCGACATGGAGCGGCCGTGGCCGTGCGCCGGCCTGGATCAACGGCAAAAACCGCAATCGCTTCCTAATCAAAGATTGA
- a CDS encoding C40 family peptidase, giving the protein MQHINLKQACVRIVASVFLGALMAGVNGAYADETGSWQKSANLGRGSRPLAAQDGATQSGAQASQQSASQTFSSNTHAFLSGMATKAGDVVVGALNMIGVRYRWGGNSPSSGLDCSGFVRYVFQDTLGLTLPRRAEEMSRVGEKVKMSELKPGDLVFFNTMRRTFSHVGIYIGDNKFVHSPSTGSTIRVDELDSGYWEKRFTGARRLDAAYPAKADALRQRVSTSTSD; this is encoded by the coding sequence ATGCAGCATATCAATCTGAAACAAGCTTGCGTTCGAATTGTTGCTAGCGTGTTCCTCGGCGCGTTGATGGCTGGAGTAAATGGGGCGTACGCCGACGAAACAGGAAGTTGGCAAAAAAGTGCCAACCTGGGGCGGGGTTCCCGGCCACTGGCGGCACAAGACGGCGCGACGCAGAGCGGTGCCCAGGCTTCCCAGCAAAGCGCGAGCCAGACCTTTTCGTCCAATACCCATGCGTTTCTTTCCGGCATGGCCACTAAGGCTGGCGATGTGGTCGTCGGCGCGCTCAACATGATCGGGGTGCGTTATCGGTGGGGGGGCAACTCGCCCAGTTCGGGTCTGGACTGCAGCGGCTTCGTCCGTTACGTGTTCCAAGACACGCTCGGCCTGACGCTGCCGCGTCGCGCAGAGGAAATGAGCCGCGTCGGCGAAAAGGTCAAGATGAGCGAATTGAAGCCGGGCGACTTGGTGTTCTTCAATACGATGCGTCGCACGTTCTCGCACGTGGGCATCTATATCGGCGACAACAAGTTCGTGCATTCGCCGTCGACCGGCAGTACGATCCGCGTCGATGAACTGGATAGCGGGTACTGGGAAAAGCGGTTTACCGGCGCGCGTCGGCTTGACGCCGCGTATCCGGCGAAGGCTGACGCGTTGCGGCAACGCGTCAGCACATCGACATCGGACTGA
- a CDS encoding ABC transporter permease, producing the protein MARGVVPALASPSPYQRLWRRFKRNRVGYWSLVVFVALYAFSLCGFFVSNDRPFIVRYQHALYFPLFQTYPETTFGGQFPTPTDYLDPYIRARFEQPGNFAIYPPNPYSYDTLNYFSPVPNPAPPSRENWLGTDGQGRDVFARLLYGFAVSVSFGLALTAIGTLLGIVIGALQGYFGGCIDLAGQRLTEIWGSLPELYLLIIFASIFEPSLTLLLVLLSLFGWMGLAAYVRAEFLRNRTLDYVKAARAMGLSHWQIIRRHVMPNSMTPVITFLPFRMSASILALTSLDFLGLGVPPPTPSLGELLAQGKANLDAWWISMSTFGVLVLTLTLLTFMGDALRNALDARLADALGVAGGQ; encoded by the coding sequence ATGGCGCGCGGCGTCGTGCCGGCGCTCGCGTCGCCGTCGCCGTACCAGCGATTGTGGCGCCGCTTCAAGCGCAACCGCGTCGGTTATTGGAGTCTGGTGGTCTTTGTCGCACTGTATGCGTTCAGCCTGTGTGGCTTCTTCGTGTCGAACGACCGGCCGTTCATCGTGCGCTATCAGCATGCACTGTATTTTCCGTTGTTTCAGACGTATCCGGAAACCACATTTGGCGGGCAGTTTCCGACCCCGACCGATTATCTCGACCCGTATATTCGAGCGCGTTTCGAGCAACCCGGCAATTTCGCGATCTATCCACCGAACCCCTACTCGTACGATACGCTGAATTATTTTTCGCCAGTGCCTAATCCCGCGCCGCCGTCGCGCGAGAACTGGCTCGGGACCGACGGCCAGGGGCGCGATGTGTTCGCACGCCTGCTGTATGGTTTTGCTGTGTCGGTATCGTTCGGGCTGGCGCTGACGGCGATCGGCACACTGCTAGGCATCGTAATCGGAGCGCTGCAGGGGTACTTCGGCGGGTGCATCGATTTGGCGGGGCAGCGGCTGACCGAAATTTGGGGTTCATTGCCGGAACTGTATTTACTGATCATCTTCGCGTCGATTTTCGAACCCAGCCTCACGCTGCTGCTGGTACTGCTGTCGCTGTTCGGATGGATGGGGCTGGCCGCCTACGTGCGCGCAGAGTTTCTGCGCAATCGCACGCTCGACTATGTGAAGGCGGCGCGCGCGATGGGGCTGTCGCACTGGCAAATCATCCGCCGACACGTGATGCCCAACAGCATGACGCCGGTCATCACGTTTCTGCCGTTCCGCATGAGCGCGTCGATCTTGGCGTTGACGAGCCTGGACTTCCTCGGCCTTGGCGTGCCGCCACCCACGCCCAGCCTCGGTGAGTTGCTGGCGCAAGGCAAGGCGAACTTGGACGCATGGTGGATATCCATGTCGACGTTCGGTGTCCTGGTGCTGACGCTGACGCTGCTCACGTTCATGGGCGATGCGTTGCGCAACGCGCTCGATGCCCGGCTGGCCGATGCGCTGGGCGTGGCAGGCGGGCAGTGA
- a CDS encoding LysR family transcriptional regulator encodes MNLGHHDLNDLLYFSQVVEYGGFSAAERALGISKSRLSRRLSDLEAALGVRLLQRSTRKLALTEAGALFHRHCVAMLGEARAALDAVHQLGSTPRGTVRVSVPMTVSQTMLAHWMPEFLRRYPDVKVVVHVTNRVIDLFEDEIDVALRVRSEPHANANIVVRPLWRREQMLVGSPSLLDTNHPPMVPADLARYATLSVPSADGRYVFKLIAPDGKRHDYEHEPRLVTADLLMIHQAVLAGVGIAVLPDNIYQAAMNAGQLSPVMPGWTLPPPQLYAVFLSRQGLLPAVRAFIDFLVEMIEKSTGTPHADLVDASRPDSTRHSWGDAADG; translated from the coding sequence GTGAACCTCGGTCATCATGATCTGAACGACCTGCTGTACTTTTCGCAGGTGGTCGAATACGGTGGTTTTTCTGCTGCCGAGCGCGCGCTGGGTATTTCCAAATCGCGCTTGTCACGGCGGCTGTCCGACCTGGAGGCGGCGCTCGGGGTGCGGTTGTTGCAGCGCTCGACGCGCAAGCTTGCGCTGACCGAGGCGGGTGCGCTGTTCCATCGGCATTGTGTGGCGATGCTCGGCGAAGCGCGGGCCGCGCTGGATGCCGTTCACCAACTCGGCTCGACACCGCGCGGCACGGTGCGTGTCAGCGTGCCGATGACCGTCTCCCAAACGATGCTGGCGCATTGGATGCCGGAGTTCCTACGTCGCTACCCAGACGTGAAAGTGGTGGTGCACGTCACAAACCGTGTGATTGACCTGTTCGAGGACGAGATCGACGTCGCGTTGCGGGTGCGCTCGGAGCCGCACGCGAACGCGAATATCGTCGTGCGGCCGCTATGGCGCAGGGAGCAAATGCTGGTCGGCTCGCCGAGCCTGTTGGACACGAACCATCCGCCGATGGTGCCGGCTGACTTGGCGCGCTATGCGACGCTGTCGGTGCCCAGTGCCGACGGCCGGTACGTATTCAAGCTGATTGCGCCGGATGGCAAGCGTCATGACTACGAGCATGAACCGCGGCTGGTGACCGCCGACTTGCTGATGATCCACCAGGCGGTATTGGCTGGTGTGGGTATTGCGGTACTGCCGGACAATATCTACCAGGCGGCGATGAACGCCGGGCAATTGTCGCCGGTGATGCCCGGCTGGACATTGCCGCCGCCGCAGCTTTACGCGGTGTTCCTGTCCCGACAGGGATTGCTGCCAGCGGTGCGCGCGTTCATCGATTTTCTGGTCGAAATGATTGAGAAGAGCACGGGGACGCCGCATGCTGACCTGGTTGACGCGTCGCGCCCGGATTCGACGCGGCATAGCTGGGGGGACGCGGCCGACGGTTAG